The window CCTGGAGCGCGGCCGCCCGCGCCGGAGGCTCGCCGGTCGGCGATCCCGATTCACCTGTCTGCCATGAACCCCCGTGGCAGGATTGGGCATGCCTTCGCCAGCCTCGCCCATTCCCTTCGCGGGGGCTTTCGACCAGATTGGTCTGCGTGCCCCGGGGCGGTCCCGCGATCGACCCGGCGGCGAGCGAGAAAGGAGAGTCGCATGAACATCCAGCGTGCAGGTTCGCAGCCCTCGATGCCGGGACCGAACGACTGGTTCACCGGCGCCGTTCGCATCGATCCGCTCTTCCAGGCCGCGGCGCCCGCCCGCGTGGCCGGGGCCACGGTCACCTTCGAGCCGTCCGCGCGAACGGCCTGGCACACCCATCCGCTGGGGCAGACGCTCATCGTCACCGCCGGCCTTGGCCGGGTGCAGCGCGAGGGCGGGCCCATCGAGGAGATCCGCCCGGGCGACGTGGTCTGGTTCGAGCCCGGCGAGAAGCACTGGCACGGCGCAGCGCCGGGAACGGCAATGGTTCACATCGCGATCCAGGAGGCCCTGGACGGCAAGGCGGTGGAGTGGATGGAGAAGGTCACCGACGCGCAGTATGGAGGCAGCCATGAGTAGCGGAATCGAGAACAAGGTCGTGATCATCGCCGGCGCGAGCAGCGGCATCGGCGAGGCGACGACCCGCCGCCTGGCCCGGGACGGGGCGAAGCTGGTGATCGGCGCGCGGCGCGAGGAGCGACTGAAGCAGCTGGCGGGGTCCCTGCCCGGAGCCGAGATCCGCTGGCAGGTCGCCGACGTCGCCAACCCAGAGGACATGGACCGCCTCGCGCAGACGGCCCTGGAGACGTACGGCCGCATCGACGCCATCTTCAACAACGCCGGCGTCATGCCCACGGGCATGCTGAACGAGCTGCGCCGCGACGAGTGGCGACAGATGCTCGACATCAACATCATGGGCGTGCTCAACGGCATCGCGGCCGTCCTGCCCACCATGCGAAAGCAGCAGGCGGGGCTGATCATCGCCACCGATTCGGTGGCCGGCCACGTGGTCTATCCCGGCTCGGCCGTGTATTGCGGCACCAAGTTCGCCGTCCGCGCGATCATGGAGGGGCTGCGGCAGGAGGAACGGGAGCGCAACATCCGCTCGACGCTCATCTCCCCGGGCCTGGTGAACACGGAGCTCTACACGACGATCGCCGACGCGAAGGTGGGCGAGTCCCTCCGGCAGGCCTCCGAGATCCCCGGCGTGGGTCTGAGCGCCGAGGATGTGGCCGAGGCGGTCGCCTACGCGATCGGGACACCTGACACGGTGGCGGTGAGCGAGATCGTCCTGCGCCCGACCCGGCAGGTGGTGTAGCGGCCAGGGCGCTCGCGGGGTCCTGCCGAACCTCCGTTGGCAGGTCCCCGCGCCGGCCTCCCCGCCCCGCAGCGCGCGACGCGCTGGCATGGGCCTTGCCGCCGCCTGGGCCGACCTGCGACCCAAGGAGGCTCCTCGTGCGTTCACGCGTCCTGCTGTTCCTCGCGCCCCTGGCGTTTTGCGGCTGCAACCTCTTCACCGACGCGACGGGCGGCGGCGATGCCGAAGCGCTCGCCGGAGCATGGGCGTCCACGTCGTTCCTGGCCGTGACTCCGGACGGAATGACGAGCGTCGACATCATGGATTCGCTCAGCGGGCACTTCGACGCGGAGTTCCGCAAGACCGGCGGCCTCGACGTCGTGGACCTCTCCGTGTTCATGCCCGGCCAGCCCGTCAGCTACACCGTGTCCGCGTCGTATCACCTGAGCGGCGACACGATGACGGTGGACTACGTCGACGGACCGATCGACTACGAGCTGGTCCGCGGCGAGAACTCGCTGGCCATCGCGCTGAGGGACGCGGACTTCGACTTCGACGGCGACCAGCAGACCGAGCCCGCCCAGCTGCTGGCGGTGCTGGAGAAGGTCGTGAACTAGGCGAGCTTCAGGGGGCGGAGCCGGCCCCGGCCTCGATCTCTGCGAGCGTGTCGCGGTCATCGCGGACCTCCTCCGAGTCCGCGCCGAAGATCTGCGTGTCGATGTCGATCACCCGCTGCAGGAGCTTCCGCGCAGCCGGGAACTGCCCCAGCGCGGCGCGGGCGCCGGCCAGGTGATAGAGCGAAAACGAGAGCGAGATCGAGCGTCCGTCGGGAGCCGCCTTCTCGTGCAGCGCGACCGCGCGTTCGAGGTCGCCGACCGCGGCGGCCGCGTCGCCGCCCTGCAGCTTCAGCAGTCCCAGGTTCATCCAGGCCTTCGCCACCATCGGGCTCTCCTCCCCGAAGATCGCGATGTGCGCCGCCAGCGACTCCTCCATGTAGGGACGCGCGTCGTCGAACTGGCCGCGCTCGGCGTAGTTGATGCCCACGTTGCCCAGCGCCCGCGCCACGAGGGGATGCCGGTCGCCGTAGATCGCCCGGTAGGTGGCGAGCGCTTCGAGATAGTACGCGGTGGACTCCTCGGGATGCCCGCGCTGGGCCGACGCCACGCCGAGGTTCGTGAGCAGGGAGGCGGTCATGTCGCTCGTGTCGCCGTTGAGGCGACGCGAGTCGACGAGCGCGCCGTTCAGCACCGCCATCGCCGAGTCCGGGCGGCCGCAGCTGGTGAGGATGGTCGCCAGCGTGCTCTCGAGGGACAGATCGCGCTTCGGGTCGGGGGGATCCTGCGCCGCGGCGGCCTCGAGCGCCGAGCGGATCGCCGCCATGGCGTCGTCGAGTTCGCCGAGCTGCCCCTGCAGGAAGGCCAGATCCCGCAGCGACGCCACGTAGCCCTTGCGGCCCGCGGGGCCGAGCGCGTCGTAGATCCCGATGGCGCGGCCGTAGGCGGCGCGGGCGCCGTCGGGGTCGCCGGTGGACTCCAGGACCTTGCCCAGCAGCTGCTCGCTGTTGGCGATGGCCGCATCGCCGGGCGCGAGCTGCGATTGGCGCAGCGCCAGCGACTGCTCGACGAGCTCCTTCGCCTCGTCGTACATCGCGAGACTGGTGTAGACCTGCCCGATCGTCGCCAGCAGCC of the Candidatus Latescibacterota bacterium genome contains:
- a CDS encoding cupin domain-containing protein, producing the protein MNIQRAGSQPSMPGPNDWFTGAVRIDPLFQAAAPARVAGATVTFEPSARTAWHTHPLGQTLIVTAGLGRVQREGGPIEEIRPGDVVWFEPGEKHWHGAAPGTAMVHIAIQEALDGKAVEWMEKVTDAQYGGSHE
- a CDS encoding SDR family oxidoreductase, with amino-acid sequence MSSGIENKVVIIAGASSGIGEATTRRLARDGAKLVIGARREERLKQLAGSLPGAEIRWQVADVANPEDMDRLAQTALETYGRIDAIFNNAGVMPTGMLNELRRDEWRQMLDINIMGVLNGIAAVLPTMRKQQAGLIIATDSVAGHVVYPGSAVYCGTKFAVRAIMEGLRQEERERNIRSTLISPGLVNTELYTTIADAKVGESLRQASEIPGVGLSAEDVAEAVAYAIGTPDTVAVSEIVLRPTRQVV